One stretch of Arachis duranensis cultivar V14167 chromosome 1, aradu.V14167.gnm2.J7QH, whole genome shotgun sequence DNA includes these proteins:
- the LOC107468961 gene encoding uncharacterized protein LOC107468961, which translates to MELWNKARSFAEEAAKRSHDLSFGASKLSKEFAAQASVTGITVTTFRDFPLQDDTELSDVPAVSNVRQDLTDWQEKHAKLVLSAVKEISRLRYELCPRVMKERKFWRIYFILVNNHIAPYEKKYMEDAKLKSSEQVKDQTVMEPLEVELTSNQEVQEVKKETKTKTSTTEQDLDVFLLGDAGDSDNDQDNGNGGLDDDLDNLVESSDDEK; encoded by the exons atgGAGCTGTGGAACAAAGCTCGAAGCTTCGCGGAAGAGGCAGCAAAACGATCTCATGACCTGTCGTTTGGAGCTTCCAAGCTTTCCAAAGAATTCGCCGCTCAAGCTTCCGTCACCGGCATCACCGTCACCACCTTCCGAGATTTCCCTCTTCAag ATGATACTGAATTGTCTGATGTCCCTGCTGTTTCTAATGTTAGGCAGGACCTAACCGATTGGCAGGAGAAACATGCCAAACTTGTTCTTTCTGCAGTCAAG GAAATTTCAAGATTGAGGTATGAGCTGTGTCCACGTGTTATGAAAGAGAGGAAGTTTTGGAGAATATACTTTATACTTGTGAATAATCATATTGCACC CTATGAGAAAAAGTACATGGAAGATGCTAAACTAAAATCATCTGAACAAGTAAAAGATCAGACAGTGATGGAACCATTAGAAGTTGAATTGACCTCTAATCAAGAGGTGCAGGAAGTGAAAAAGGAGACTAAAACTAAAACTTCAACAACTGAGCAAGACTTGGATGTATTTCTTCTGGGAGATGCAGGAGACAGTGACAATGATCAAG ATAATGGCAATGGGGGCTTGGATGATGATTTAGACAACCTGGTGGAAAGTTCC GATGATGAGAAATGA